CGTCCCTTTGCCCTGCACGACCTGTTCTGCATCGCCGCCAACGGCGGCGACCGCGACCAGGCCGAAATGTACGCCCGCGCGGCCTTCCGCAGCTACGGCCGCCGCCACCCCCGGCTCCCCGCCCTGGCGCACGACGTAGCCTGGTTCTGGATGCTGCAGCGGCACTACGGGCGCGCGCTGGAGATGTTCCGGGCGGTGCTGCGGCACGTGCCCCGCCCGCCGGAGCGGATGGTGGTGCTGGCCAACATCGCCCGCAGTGCCGCCGGCCTGGGCGACGCCGAGGGGTACGAGGCGGCGTGGAAGGAGGTGTGGCGCATCGTCGAGAACCGCGCCGACACCGAGCGCGTGGCCGAGGCCATGATCAGCCTGGCGCACGGCGCCTACTCGCTGCGCGAGGGCACGCGCATGGAGATGTCGGCCAGCCTGGCCCTGCGCGTCGCCACGCGCCGGCACGAGGCACAGGAGCGGCTGGCGGCCGAAGACCTGCTGAACCGCGCCCGCAACCTCAAGGCGCGCCGCCGCCGGGGCGCCGCCCTGCCGCCCCTCCCGCCGCCGGTGGAGCCGGAGCCCGGCGCCGAGCCGTCCAGCGCCGACCAGCTTCACGACGACCTGGTAGAGGCGCTGCTCGAGGTGCCGCTGCCGTGAGGGCGCACCCGCGGGCGGAGCGCTCGCGCCCTCCGCCCGCCGCTCGCTGGACTCAGGTACCCGAGCCCAGCGAGCCGCCGTAGCCGGTGCTGTCCGACGGCGTTACCTCCGGCGGGGCGCTCTGCGTCGCCGCCGAGTCGGGGGAGGGGGCCTGCACGTCCAGGCGCGCACGCTCCGGCGCGGTAACGCCGTCCGTGCGGCCGCACGCGGCGACGGCCACCAGCAGGGCCGCGGCGATCAGGAATGCCTTGGGGGTGCGAATCATGGGCTGCATCTCCTTGGGAGAAGTGGTGTGTCAGGGTGGGCGCGCCGCCCGCCCGTCTCCCAAGGTATCGAATCTCGTTTACTTCGTACACTTTAGCGGTTGGCGGCGCGGGTCAGCCTCGTGATGCGCAGTGGCGGTTCGGGTGCGGGAACGTGGGGCTGACGAGAGGCTAGCGGGAGCGAAGGGATGCTTCATGTGCAGATGTCTCACACGGTGGCCGCTTTGTCCACCCTTTAATTCCGGCTCCACGCGCGTAGGTTAGGGATGAACGCGGCCCATCACCCTCTCACCCGTCCATCGAATGCCCCTGCATCCCGACCGTCCGCTGGTGCTTGGACACCGCGGCGCCCCGTTGGAGGCGCCGGAGAACACCATGCGCGGCTTTCGCCTGGCGGTGGCGCACGGGGCGGACGGTGTGGAGCTCGACGTT
The DNA window shown above is from Longimicrobium sp. and carries:
- a CDS encoding tetratricopeptide repeat protein, which encodes RPFALHDLFCIAANGGDRDQAEMYARAAFRSYGRRHPRLPALAHDVAWFWMLQRHYGRALEMFRAVLRHVPRPPERMVVLANIARSAAGLGDAEGYEAAWKEVWRIVENRADTERVAEAMISLAHGAYSLREGTRMEMSASLALRVATRRHEAQERLAAEDLLNRARNLKARRRRGAALPPLPPPVEPEPGAEPSSADQLHDDLVEALLEVPLP